A single window of Candidatus Flexicrinis affinis DNA harbors:
- a CDS encoding phosphotransferase gives MREYLDAILEAHGLGRAGHVTRPADGCNNPIYVIDDRYVVRFDGLFSADETDPEITTRFAGEAWVYETLRKFDLPVPDVLALDDRRTVAPMPYMVMTYVPGRAAIESTALTARQRQAVARDVGQFLARMHNAMSFDQFGKWHQLQDGTHMAAWAEWPTSFLERYVDWSEELGGAASPDLVRDMRALVNAARPAFEQVTRGVIAHRDGHPGNMLQVDGRLSGVVDFEWWMAADPACDFAVDDQWEQFGAGCVDALYEGYTSIRPLTPGHAEKSRVYHLLRDFDDIVTRFAAGDRAASQAAARDLRTKLG, from the coding sequence ATGCGCGAATACCTTGATGCCATTCTTGAGGCACACGGGCTAGGGCGGGCTGGTCACGTGACACGTCCGGCCGACGGGTGTAACAACCCGATCTACGTCATAGACGATCGTTATGTCGTTCGTTTTGACGGACTCTTCAGCGCCGACGAGACCGACCCCGAAATCACCACACGCTTTGCCGGCGAGGCGTGGGTGTATGAGACACTTCGCAAATTCGACCTGCCAGTGCCGGACGTGCTTGCACTGGACGACCGGCGGACAGTCGCGCCGATGCCGTACATGGTGATGACATACGTGCCCGGACGCGCGGCGATCGAGAGCACGGCGTTGACAGCCCGTCAGCGTCAGGCGGTGGCTCGCGACGTGGGGCAGTTTCTCGCACGGATGCACAACGCGATGTCGTTCGATCAATTCGGCAAGTGGCATCAACTGCAAGACGGGACGCACATGGCGGCATGGGCGGAATGGCCGACGTCCTTCCTAGAGCGTTACGTGGACTGGTCGGAAGAACTCGGCGGTGCGGCAAGCCCCGATCTGGTGCGCGATATGCGGGCATTGGTGAACGCCGCGCGACCGGCGTTCGAGCAGGTGACGCGGGGTGTTATCGCGCACCGCGACGGACACCCCGGAAACATGCTGCAAGTTGACGGACGGCTATCGGGTGTTGTCGACTTCGAGTGGTGGATGGCCGCCGATCCGGCGTGCGATTTCGCTGTGGACGACCAGTGGGAGCAGTTTGGAGCAGGGTGCGTCGATGCGCTGTACGAAGGCTACACGTCGATCCGCCCGCTGACGCCCGGCCATGCCGAAAAGTCCCGCGTTTATCACTTGCTGCGGGACTTCGACGACATTGTTACGCGATTTGCCGCCGGCGATCGTGCGGCTTCGCAGGCGGCGGCGCGAGATCTGCGCACTAAGCTCGGTTGA
- a CDS encoding ABC transporter ATP-binding protein, with protein sequence MLEIRSLSVTFTQPNGEPLPALGPLSFDIPPGQFVCLVGPSGCGKSTLINVIAGLLAPTAGAVRLEGTTVRGPSPRIGLMFQNATLMPWRTVRDNVALPLELAGVDRANRLETVDALLEMLGLTEFANSYPGGLSGGMAQRVALGRVLSQRPHVLLLDEPFGALDALTREQVSFDLLRAWRREQQTVLMVTHDITEATLLADRVLVMSRRPGQIVADIPVTIRRPRHPEDAFTSDFGETAREIRAAINRA encoded by the coding sequence GTGCTCGAAATCCGCAGCTTATCGGTGACCTTCACACAGCCGAACGGCGAGCCCCTGCCCGCCCTCGGTCCGCTGTCGTTCGATATTCCGCCCGGGCAGTTCGTGTGCCTCGTCGGGCCGAGCGGCTGCGGCAAGAGCACGCTCATCAACGTGATCGCCGGACTGCTTGCACCGACTGCGGGCGCGGTTCGGCTGGAGGGCACCACCGTGCGCGGGCCGTCTCCACGCATCGGGTTGATGTTCCAGAACGCGACACTGATGCCGTGGCGGACGGTTCGCGACAACGTGGCGCTCCCGCTCGAGCTGGCAGGCGTCGACCGCGCGAACCGGTTGGAGACAGTCGACGCCTTGCTCGAAATGCTGGGCCTGACGGAGTTCGCGAACTCGTACCCGGGCGGGCTGTCCGGCGGCATGGCGCAGCGTGTCGCGCTGGGGCGGGTGCTGTCGCAGCGGCCGCACGTGCTGCTGCTCGACGAGCCGTTTGGCGCGCTCGACGCGCTCACCCGCGAGCAAGTCAGCTTCGACTTGCTGCGGGCGTGGCGCAGGGAGCAGCAAACGGTGTTGATGGTTACGCACGACATCACTGAGGCGACCCTGCTGGCCGACCGTGTGCTGGTGATGAGCCGCCGCCCCGGACAGATCGTCGCGGACATTCCGGTGACGATCCGCCGCCCGCGCCACCCGGAGGATGCGTTTACGTCCGATTTCGGCGAGACCGCCCGCGAAATCCGAGCCGCGATCAACCGAGCTTAG
- a CDS encoding ABC transporter substrate-binding protein, with protein MTSRFRLLLVFLLAVTGLGSAAQDVPLQPLPFFASFIPNVQFAPLYVAIEEGYFAEAGYDLQIQHGDENLGVIQIAQGEPKFGLISGEQVLLARAADIPVVYVYAWFMQYPVAVVARDGVEMDSPDDLAGLRVGIPGPFGANYTALTALLASAGLTEADLQLESIGYVAPDILCAGGVDAAVVYSNNEPLEIQRRIDAGECGDVSGITVLEVADIANIASNGIVTNETVVENEGDLLWMVTIAFDQGVFDTATNPARAYLHSLNHVENLPQSQALVSALEGYAAEFDALLATFPAPEAFAEKRVEVRDALREAFEPAELAQFEVLLATIDLWDHPLTGIINDDVWLNTRDVMALMGSVPADFDVTGAYTNGYVPMGIDYEVAPPIAATPEN; from the coding sequence ATGACATCCCGTTTTCGCCTACTGCTCGTCTTCTTGCTTGCCGTGACCGGGCTTGGTTCAGCCGCGCAGGATGTGCCGCTTCAGCCACTGCCGTTCTTTGCCTCGTTCATCCCCAACGTTCAATTCGCGCCGCTGTACGTCGCCATCGAAGAGGGCTACTTCGCCGAGGCGGGTTACGATCTGCAGATTCAGCACGGCGACGAGAATCTCGGCGTGATCCAGATCGCACAGGGCGAGCCAAAGTTCGGGCTGATCAGCGGTGAGCAGGTACTGCTTGCGCGCGCCGCCGACATCCCGGTGGTCTATGTCTATGCATGGTTCATGCAGTACCCGGTCGCCGTGGTTGCCCGCGACGGCGTCGAAATGGACTCGCCCGACGACTTGGCCGGCCTGCGCGTCGGCATTCCCGGGCCGTTCGGCGCCAACTACACCGCACTCACCGCGCTGCTCGCCAGCGCCGGTCTCACCGAAGCGGATCTCCAGCTTGAGTCGATCGGCTATGTCGCGCCGGACATCCTGTGCGCCGGTGGCGTAGACGCCGCGGTCGTCTACAGTAACAACGAACCGCTCGAGATCCAGCGCCGGATCGACGCCGGGGAATGTGGAGACGTATCCGGTATCACCGTTCTGGAAGTGGCCGACATCGCCAATATCGCCTCCAACGGCATCGTCACCAACGAAACTGTGGTGGAGAACGAGGGCGACCTCCTTTGGATGGTGACGATCGCGTTCGATCAGGGCGTGTTCGACACGGCGACCAACCCCGCCCGCGCCTACCTGCACAGCCTGAACCATGTCGAAAACCTACCTCAGTCGCAGGCACTCGTCAGCGCGCTTGAGGGTTACGCCGCCGAGTTCGACGCTTTGCTCGCCACCTTCCCTGCCCCCGAGGCATTCGCCGAGAAACGCGTCGAAGTCCGTGACGCCCTGCGCGAGGCGTTCGAACCCGCCGAACTCGCGCAGTTCGAGGTACTGCTGGCGACGATCGATCTGTGGGATCATCCGCTGACCGGGATCATCAACGATGATGTGTGGCTCAATACGCGCGACGTGATGGCCCTGATGGGCAGCGTCCCCGCCGATTTCGACGTGACCGGCGCGTACACCAACGGCTACGTCCCGATGGGCATCGACTACGAGGTCGCTCCGCCAATCGCGGCCACGCCGGAGAACTAG
- a CDS encoding ABC transporter permease, translating into MQFPLPLVRLTRIPVRYGRRVAPRTIRRYAGIVTLGLMLIAWQLLVMSKAFPSYQLPAPAAVWAEFVDWFGSGRLWPHIWTTVVEVLSGLGFGVLFAVALGYVIAHSPLLDDVLSPIIVTLQSTPVVAYAPLLVIWFPGITSKTITSALIVFFPMLMSTVVGIRNVPPTLVDLMRVSQATRRQMFVKLEVPAAMPVLLTGLKTAATLSVIGAVVGELINGSAGLGHLVRLGLSQYDIPLVFVAVILLATLALSLYRLVTMMERRLLRWQQFE; encoded by the coding sequence ATGCAGTTCCCGCTTCCGCTCGTCCGCCTGACGCGCATCCCGGTGCGCTATGGCCGCCGCGTCGCCCCGCGCACGATCCGCCGCTACGCGGGGATCGTCACGCTCGGGCTGATGCTGATCGCGTGGCAGCTGCTCGTGATGTCGAAAGCGTTCCCCAGCTATCAACTCCCTGCGCCGGCCGCCGTGTGGGCCGAGTTCGTCGATTGGTTCGGCTCGGGCCGCCTGTGGCCGCACATCTGGACGACCGTGGTCGAGGTCCTGTCGGGGCTAGGGTTCGGAGTCCTGTTCGCCGTCGCGCTCGGCTACGTCATCGCCCACAGCCCGCTGCTGGACGACGTGCTTTCGCCGATCATCGTCACGCTTCAGTCGACGCCAGTCGTCGCCTATGCCCCGCTGCTGGTCATCTGGTTTCCTGGCATCACCAGCAAGACCATCACCAGCGCGCTGATCGTGTTCTTCCCCATGTTGATGAGCACGGTGGTCGGAATTCGCAACGTGCCGCCGACGCTGGTCGATCTGATGCGCGTCTCGCAGGCGACCCGCCGGCAGATGTTCGTCAAGCTTGAGGTGCCGGCGGCTATGCCGGTGCTGCTCACCGGGTTGAAGACCGCGGCGACGTTGAGCGTGATCGGCGCCGTCGTCGGCGAGTTGATCAACGGCAGCGCCGGACTGGGGCATCTCGTGCGGCTGGGCCTCTCGCAGTACGATATCCCGCTCGTGTTCGTCGCCGTGATCCTGCTGGCCACGCTGGCCCTCAGCTTGTACCGCCTTGTGACGATGATGGAACGCCGCTTGCTGCGTTGGCAGCAGTTCGAATGA
- the galE gene encoding UDP-glucose 4-epimerase GalE: MKVLVTGGAGYIGSHVVYRLIERRHDVTVFDNLSAGHRQAVHPQATFVQGDLLDMAELTATFDANRRDGAPPFDGVLHFASHIQVGESMRDPFKYLRDNVNAITNLLEACMTTGVDRFILSSTANLYDAPKRIPITEDEALIPGSVYGETKYIGERYLMWMERIYGLKYCCLRYFNASGAHPDGIIGEDHRPETHLIPLVLQVALGQRPHVDVYGTDYDTPDGTAIRDYVHVTDLADAHILALEALKDGKSRVYNLGSGSGYSVLEVIESVRRVTGHPIPVKDAPRRAGDLPRLVADSTRISAELGWEPMYDTLDRIVETAWAWHRDHPDGYGG; the protein is encoded by the coding sequence ATGAAGGTGCTGGTCACAGGCGGGGCAGGGTATATCGGGAGCCATGTCGTTTACCGGCTGATCGAGCGCCGGCACGACGTGACCGTGTTCGACAACTTGAGCGCCGGGCACCGGCAGGCGGTACATCCGCAGGCCACGTTCGTGCAGGGCGACCTGCTCGACATGGCCGAGTTGACGGCGACGTTCGACGCCAACCGGCGCGACGGCGCGCCCCCGTTCGACGGCGTGCTGCACTTCGCCTCGCACATTCAGGTCGGGGAGTCGATGCGCGATCCGTTCAAATACCTGCGCGACAACGTCAACGCGATCACCAATCTGCTCGAAGCGTGCATGACGACCGGCGTCGACCGCTTCATCCTGTCCTCGACGGCCAACCTGTATGACGCGCCCAAGCGCATCCCCATCACCGAGGACGAGGCGCTGATCCCCGGCAGCGTGTACGGCGAGACCAAGTACATCGGCGAGCGCTACCTCATGTGGATGGAACGCATCTACGGCCTGAAGTACTGCTGCCTGCGCTACTTCAACGCCAGCGGCGCGCACCCCGACGGCATCATCGGCGAGGACCACCGCCCGGAGACGCATCTGATTCCGCTGGTGCTTCAGGTTGCGCTCGGCCAGCGCCCGCACGTCGACGTGTATGGCACCGACTACGACACGCCGGACGGCACGGCGATCCGCGATTATGTGCACGTGACCGATTTGGCCGACGCGCACATTCTGGCGCTGGAGGCGCTCAAGGACGGCAAGAGCCGGGTGTACAACCTCGGCAGCGGGAGCGGCTATTCGGTGCTGGAGGTGATCGAGTCGGTGCGCCGCGTGACCGGCCACCCGATCCCGGTCAAGGACGCGCCGCGCCGGGCGGGGGATTTACCGCGTTTGGTGGCGGACAGCACGCGCATTAGCGCCGAGCTGGGCTGGGAGCCGATGTACGACACGCTCGACCGCATCGTCGAAACGGCCTGGGCGTGGCACCGGGATCATCCGGACGGGTATGGGGGGTAG